CAGGGTGTAAGCAAGGGCTTCCGATGTCGGCAATAGACCAGTTTCCCGTTGACAGGACCGGCCTACTCATAGAAGAGTTACTGAGGACACTGAGAGAAACTTAAGTCTGGGGAAAGAGCGGTAGCTTCAAAAGCGTTTAAAACCTGTCTCTCACAGAGCCGTAGAGTTCGCAGGGAAGGGCAAAATACTTTATTTAGATAAAGCCAAAGATTTGATTTTACTTTCTCTGCGTTCCCTGTGCCTCTAGTGAGTCAAACCAACGACATGACGAACGAGCGTGATGGCTGCCTGTGTTCTAGGATCTTGGATCGCATTCACGGTTCACGGTTCACAGTTCACGGATGACGGATCACGGATCACGGATCACGGTTCATGGTTCATGGAGCACAAATGAACTTCCACGTTCTCACCATATTCCCTGGAATCATCACCAGTGCCGCCTCAGGCAGCATCCTGGGCAAAGCTCTGGAAAAAAGGGTCATCAGTCTAAACGCGATAGACATTCGGGATTACGCCACCAACAAGCACAATACGGTGGACGATTATCCCTACGGCGGCGGCCCGGGGATGGTCATGAAACTGGAACCCATCTACGGGGCAGTCCAGTCCCTCTCACTACCGGAAGGTTCGCCTCTGCTACTCCTTACCCCACAGGGTGAACGGTTCGATCACGCCATGGCCAGGGACCTGGCCTCTCACAGCGACCTGGCCCTTCTCTGCGGCCGGTATGAAGGTATCGATGACAGAGTCCGCGACCTGATCCCGGTCCGGGAAGTCAGCCTCGGCGACTTTATCCTTACGGGCGGGGAGTTCGCGGCCCTGGCCATCATCGACGCGGTGGCCCGGTTCATCCCAGGAGTGCTGGGGGACGGGGAGTCCGCAACAGACGAAAGCTTTGCTGACGGACTTCTTGAATATCCACAATACACCCGCCCCCCCGAGTTCATGGGCCAGCAAGTGCCTGACATCCTCCTTTCAGGAGATCACGGTCGCGTTGCCCGTTGGCGCCGGGAGCAGTCCCTCCTTCGCACCCTTCAGAAGCGACCCGACCTCCTGGAAACGGCCGACCTCACGGAGGAGGACCAGAAATTCCTGGAAAAAGCAAAATTCGGGCAAATTTCCGACGAAGAAGCATAAATACAGCCTCTTTTTTCCTTGCCAACAAAAATTTTTCATTTATAATTCTTTTTTCGGTGAAAAATTGGATGTAGAATGCAGGATGTAGAAAGTACAATTAACATCAAAAACTGTTAGCTTACTCTTTTGAATATTGATGGACTCGCAAAAAGTCCATCAATGCGCCCCGCGCGGGGCGCCCAAATCATTGACTCACTCCGTAAGTCATTGATTTGTAAGGAAAGGGAAAACGACGCTTTTCCCTTTCCGTGGAGCGAAAAGTCCCGGATTGGACTTTTTGCGACTTTATCAATATTGAATATTGAATTAACTGCAAAGGAGAGCCTCATGGGTATTAACATCGTAGAAATGTACGAAAAGGAACACATGAAGCGGGATGTCCCCGATACGCCTATCGGATCCACTGTGAAAGTCCATTACAGGATCATTGAGGGCGAGAAGGAGAGGATCCAGATCTTCGAGGGGGTCGTCATCGCACGCAATAGGGCGGGGCTCAGGTCCACCATTACAGTCCGGAAGGTCACAGCCGGTATGGGCGTGGAAAGGGTCTTCCCCATACACTCCCCCAAGATGGACAAGGTTGAGGTGACCCGACTCGGAAAGGTCCGCCGCAGCAAGCTGTATTACCTCAGGGCATTGAGAGGTAAGAAAGCCAGGATCAAAGAGAAGGATCAGTATTAGGGGAATAGGGAAGCCCTTCGACAAGCTCAGGGTCCCGAGCCTGGTCGAGGGAGATGGAGGAGGAATAACACCTTTTCCGCTATATAAATTCTTCCTTCCCACTTCCATATTCGCTAATCTGCACTCATGCTCTTCCAAGCTTCCACCATTGACGACCAACTCCGGAAGTCCGGTTACTCTCTCATCGCTGGAGTGGACGAAGCAGGACGCGGGCCCCTTGCGGGGCCCGTTTTCGCCGCTGCAGTCATCCTGCCATCGGAAAACAACCTTCCCGACACCATGGACAGCAAGAAGATCTCTCCCGCCCGCCGGGAGAAGCTTTTCGAGGAGATCCTGTCGGTGGCCTTGGCCTGGCACGTATCAAGCATCGAAAGCCAGGTCATAGACAGGATAAATATTCTCCAGGCCACATTCAAAGCGATGGTGGAGGCGGTCCGGAACCTTTCCAACACCCCGGAGATGATCCTTGTAGACGGCTCTCATACCCCTTTCGTTAACTCCCACTCCAGGGCTCTTACAAAAGGCGACGGCCTCTCCCAATCCATCGGCGCCGCCTCCATCCTCGCCAAGGTCCAGCGTGATCGGCTGATGATACGATACCACGAAGAGTACCCCCGGTACGGATTTGCCAGGCACAAGGGCTACGGTACCCGGGAACACATGGATGCCATCGCAAAGCACGGCCCGTGCCCGATCCATAGACGGTCTTTTGCGGGAGTGAAGGAGTACTGTAAGTGACGCTCGTGTGTGCGTGCATGCGTGCGTGAGTATGTGCGTTGAATCATCCCGATCTTACGCAATCACGCTCTACGGACACACGCTTTACGAGCTTATTGGTCTATTTTATGCATTTCCCCACCCATGTTCTGGAAACGAAAAGCTCCGCACCTCCGTACAGGCGCCCGGGGAGAGCGCGAGGCAACTCTATATCTCCTGCTCCGGGGCTACCGCATCCTTGAGCGGAACTACCTGTGCCGCCTGGGAGAGATCGACATCGTGGCCCTGAAAAAGGGAGTCACCGTCTTCGTGGAGGTGCGGACGCGGCAGGAGGGGGCCCTCGTGGATCCCATCGATTCTATCAACGACGTTAAACTGGCCCATATGATAGACGCGGCGCGCTATTTTCTGACGGTGCGAGGCAAGAGCAGGGCATGCAGCCGGTTCGATATCATCTCCGTGCGATCCGGTGGTCCCTTCAGAGGCCGAATCAGGCATTATATCGGCGCTTTTAGCACAACAGATGAACGCCCTGTGCGCGGCATGCGCCTGAAAGCATGGATACGCCGGCAACCCAGGCCCGGAGGCAAGACCAAAAAAAACCGTTTAACACGGTGACACGGGGACGGGGGACATAGCGAGGGAAAAAGGGGGGCGTGGTGTTAATCTCAGATCTCAGATCTCAAAGGTTTGCCTATCTTTGAGTCCTCCTCCGATTTGCTCCCTAGCTCAGTGGTGAAAAACATCGTTTCTATAGCAACTGGATTCCGGGTCTTCGCCCGGAATCCAGTGATTTTGGAGTTAACCTCGAAACTTCGACACTTGGCTACCTGGACACCTTCGGCGCTGCAGTGTCACATATTCCGGGATGCAGGTTTCAAGTTTCAGGTTTCCCCCGCGTCCCCGTTTCTCCGTGTCCCCGCGTCCGATGCTTTTCCCTGGCTCCTGCCCCAAACGCACCCCCCGCCAAGCACTTCGCACTGTTTTCCTCACCGCCTAATTAAATTATTTATACATTTTCCTTTTATTTTAACCCCACATCCGACCTATTTGTGCTAATATTTCACATAGAGAAGGCCACCATTTTATGAGGATCTGATTCGCAGGCTACCCTGACACTTTAAACCTTTTTCAACGAGCGGGGTCTGCCTGAGGATATCCAAAGGTACCGGTGGGCGCTTTTGAGGGAGGGGACGGATGACAGGGGCCAAAATTCTCATTGTCGATGATGAGAAAACCATCAGGGATGGTCTTCACAAGGTTCTCGTGGGAGAAGGGTACGAGACAGAATTAAGCCACAACGGCTATTCAGCCGTCGAAAAGCTGCAGGCCAGCGAATTTGAACTCGTCATAACGGACCTCAAAATGCCCGGAATGGACGGGATGGAGGTCTTGAAGGCCATCTCCATCCTTCAACCCAACGTCCCGGTGATCTTCATCACCGGTTACTCTACGGTGGAAAACGCCGTAGATGTGATGAAGATAGGCGCCTTCGATTATCTTCCCAAACCGTTCACACCAAAGCAACTCCTTGCAAAGGTGGATAAAGCGCTTGAGTACAGGGCCTTCCTCCTTGAAGAACAATCCCCTGCGAGGCACCTGAGTGAGGAGATCGAAGGTGCCAACATCATCGGCAATAGCCCGGCCATGAAAAAGGTCTTCATGCGGATAGACCAGGTGGCGCCCACTGACAGCACCGTCCTCATCACGGGGGATAGCGGAACCGGAAAGGAACTGGTAGCAAAGGCGATCCACCATTTGAGTCCGCGCCGCAGTAAACCGTTCATCGCAATCGACTGTACCACCCTGGTGGAGACCCTTCTTGAAAGCGAGCTGTTCGGCCACGTGAAAGGCTCCTTCACAGGAGCTGTGCAGACTAAAACGGGGCTGTTTAAAGTGGCTGACGGTGGAACCCTTTTCCTGGATGAAGTATCCAACATCACTCCGGCCATCCAGGCGAAACTGCTGCGGGTCCTGCAGGAGAGAACCATCACTCCCATCGGAGGCACTACTTCAATACCCATCGACATCCGCCTGATAGCGGCAACGAACAGGGATCTCAGGGAAATGGTGGCCGAAGGATCGTTCAGAGAAGACCTCGTCTACCGTCTCAACATCGTTCCCATCGAACTGCCCCCTCTTTGCGAACGAGAGGACGACCTGTCCCTGCTGATCAGCCACTTCCTGAAAAAATACGCCAAAGAGATCGGCAAGGATATTCAGGGACTGGCTCCCGGGGCCATATCCCTCCTCAGGAGCTACTCTTTCCCAGGAAACGTCAGGGAACTTGAAAACCTCATCGAAAGAGCCGTGGTCCTCACCAAGGACCGGCTCATCCAGGCGGAAGATCTGGAAGTCAATACATGCACCGACACGGAATCGGACTACATCAACATCCGTGTTCCCGAGAGCGCGGAAGAGTTGAAGTGGATGAAGAAGAAACTGCGGGAGGATGCGGTCAAACCCCTGGAGCAGGCCTTTCTCCTGGCAGCTCTGGAACGCAATAACTGGAACGTCACCAGGGCTGCGGATGAGGTGGGCATGCTCCGTCCCAATTTCCAGTCACTACTGAAAAAACAGGGGATTTCACTGAAGTATCGAGGCGTAGTGCCGTGATTGGTGATCAGTAATCCGTGATCGGTGATCGGTAAATTCCAGAGCCCGAGTCCGAACCCGAGTCCGAGTCCGAGTCCATATTATAGTTGTTAGAAATTTCTGATATTTCTCAAAATCCTGTTGATCCTGTCAAAAAAGATTTTGCTCTTCTCCTGCGTGCTGCGTGCTGCGTTCTACGATCACAATCCCGCAGCTTCCTAAACCGGGATTGTGATCGTAAACACCGTCCCCTTCCCCAGCTCGCTGTGGACCGCAATGGTACCACCGTGCCCCTCGATGATCCCGTAGGACACTGAAAGTCCCAGACCAGTTCCCTTGGCCCCTTTGGTACTGAAAAAGGGATCAAAGATACGACCGAGATCCTCCTCACGGATGCCCTGCCCCGTGTCCTCCACCCGGATATGCATTTCCTCGCCTCCAGCGCTCATCCCCGTCCAGAGGATCAGCCGGTCCCCGTTCTCCATGGCCTGGCTGGCGTTGACGAACATATTGACAAAGACCTGCTCCATTTGTCCGGGATCAATGAGCAGGTCCGGGAGGTTTTCCGAGTATTCCTTGATTATCTGAATGTTCTGGAAGGTGGCCAGGTTTTCCACGAGGCCCAGGGCCCGGTCAAGGGTATTATTAATGTTGTTCATGGCTTTCATGGGCTCAGTCTTGCGCGAAAAATCGAGAAGGTTCTTGACGATCCTGGCGCAGCGGTCCGCTTCCCAGGTGATCGTGTGAAGATCCTCCTTCAGCCCGGGCGGCAGTTCAGGACTGTCCTCGATGATAGAAGCGTGCAGAACAATTCCTGTAAGGGGGTTGTTCAATTCATGAGCAATGCCCGCAGCAAGTTCTCCCAGGGAGGCCAACTTCTCTGAACGGATGATCACCGACTGCATCTCCCGTATCTGCTGGGTCCGTTCTTCAACCCTGCTCTCGAGGGTGGCAGCCCATTTTTCCCGATCTTCCTTCGCCTTTTTGAGGTTGCTGGTCATCTCGTTGAAGGAGTCGGCCAACTCCCCGAATTCGTCATTTGTCGTATTTTCTATAAATCGCCACTCCCCACGTGACAGCGCCCTGGTGTGATCCAGCAGGGTGTTGACCGGTTGTGTAATGAGTTTTTGTGTTAGCAGATTGAGACAAAGCAACAGCGCGATCAGGAGGAAGACCAGCTCCACGAGAACATTGTTGCGGTACCTGGTGATCTGGGCCATGACATTCTCTGTGGTTACGACTATATCAAGGACCCCGAGCAGGTTTACATCGGCCGGATGATAATGGCATGACGGCTGAGAGCATGAAGGATCGTTGTAGATCCCCCTGGTGACCCCCAGGACCTCCGCCCCTTTTTCATCAGGGAAAACCCGCCTTCTGTCCATGGTGGAAGCCTGGACCCTGGGCTTGCCCTCGAAGTGGCACATGTCGCAGCTTGTATCCTTGCTGAAATCCACAAAGGTTTCGATCTCGTCTTTGTGCAGGGAGAACCGGATGACACCCTGCTTGTCAATAAGGCGAATATTCCTGATGTTCTCCTGCATGCCTGCCCTCTCCATGAGCTGGTAGGCTTCGTCAACATCTCCTGCCAGCATGGCATGATTGGTGGTGGCGATGATCGTTTCGCTCAGGTTGTCCACATCGGTGGTGTAAACATCCATGAACGCCGTTTTTAAGGCGGCGATATTAAACAGGATGAAGACACTCATGGTGAACAGGAGAACCATTGCGCTGATGATGGAGAATTTGATCATCAGGCCAAGACGCATTCGTAATCCCCTTTTTTGCCGCTTTGGGTGTCAGAGATCCCTGCAGCCAGGTACTGCTCGGGAGTGGATCAATTCTACGGTTTTTGGTGTAAGTATACACTAAGTATAAGAATGCAGAACACAGAACGTAGAACGCAGAATAAGATCAAAAGCTAACTAACCGCAGGGTACGCAGCGCAGCCATTCCCAGACTGCACCGTCCCTCGACAAGCTCTGGACAGGCAGGGC
The window above is part of the bacterium genome. Proteins encoded here:
- a CDS encoding ribonuclease HII is translated as MLFQASTIDDQLRKSGYSLIAGVDEAGRGPLAGPVFAAAVILPSENNLPDTMDSKKISPARREKLFEEILSVALAWHVSSIESQVIDRINILQATFKAMVEAVRNLSNTPEMILVDGSHTPFVNSHSRALTKGDGLSQSIGAASILAKVQRDRLMIRYHEEYPRYGFARHKGYGTREHMDAIAKHGPCPIHRRSFAGVKEYCK
- a CDS encoding YraN family protein, producing MFWKRKAPHLRTGARGEREATLYLLLRGYRILERNYLCRLGEIDIVALKKGVTVFVEVRTRQEGALVDPIDSINDVKLAHMIDAARYFLTVRGKSRACSRFDIISVRSGGPFRGRIRHYIGAFSTTDERPVRGMRLKAWIRRQPRPGGKTKKNRLTR
- a CDS encoding histidine kinase dimerization/phospho-acceptor domain-containing protein, producing MRLGLMIKFSIISAMVLLFTMSVFILFNIAALKTAFMDVYTTDVDNLSETIIATTNHAMLAGDVDEAYQLMERAGMQENIRNIRLIDKQGVIRFSLHKDEIETFVDFSKDTSCDMCHFEGKPRVQASTMDRRRVFPDEKGAEVLGVTRGIYNDPSCSQPSCHYHPADVNLLGVLDIVVTTENVMAQITRYRNNVLVELVFLLIALLLCLNLLTQKLITQPVNTLLDHTRALSRGEWRFIENTTNDEFGELADSFNEMTSNLKKAKEDREKWAATLESRVEERTQQIREMQSVIIRSEKLASLGELAAGIAHELNNPLTGIVLHASIIEDSPELPPGLKEDLHTITWEADRCARIVKNLLDFSRKTEPMKAMNNINNTLDRALGLVENLATFQNIQIIKEYSENLPDLLIDPGQMEQVFVNMFVNASQAMENGDRLILWTGMSAGGEEMHIRVEDTGQGIREEDLGRIFDPFFSTKGAKGTGLGLSVSYGIIEGHGGTIAVHSELGKGTVFTITIPV
- a CDS encoding sigma-54 dependent transcriptional regulator → MTGAKILIVDDEKTIRDGLHKVLVGEGYETELSHNGYSAVEKLQASEFELVITDLKMPGMDGMEVLKAISILQPNVPVIFITGYSTVENAVDVMKIGAFDYLPKPFTPKQLLAKVDKALEYRAFLLEEQSPARHLSEEIEGANIIGNSPAMKKVFMRIDQVAPTDSTVLITGDSGTGKELVAKAIHHLSPRRSKPFIAIDCTTLVETLLESELFGHVKGSFTGAVQTKTGLFKVADGGTLFLDEVSNITPAIQAKLLRVLQERTITPIGGTTSIPIDIRLIAATNRDLREMVAEGSFREDLVYRLNIVPIELPPLCEREDDLSLLISHFLKKYAKEIGKDIQGLAPGAISLLRSYSFPGNVRELENLIERAVVLTKDRLIQAEDLEVNTCTDTESDYINIRVPESAEELKWMKKKLREDAVKPLEQAFLLAALERNNWNVTRAADEVGMLRPNFQSLLKKQGISLKYRGVVP
- the trmD gene encoding tRNA (guanosine(37)-N1)-methyltransferase TrmD, whose amino-acid sequence is MNFHVLTIFPGIITSAASGSILGKALEKRVISLNAIDIRDYATNKHNTVDDYPYGGGPGMVMKLEPIYGAVQSLSLPEGSPLLLLTPQGERFDHAMARDLASHSDLALLCGRYEGIDDRVRDLIPVREVSLGDFILTGGEFAALAIIDAVARFIPGVLGDGESATDESFADGLLEYPQYTRPPEFMGQQVPDILLSGDHGRVARWRREQSLLRTLQKRPDLLETADLTEEDQKFLEKAKFGQISDEEA
- the rplS gene encoding 50S ribosomal protein L19 encodes the protein MGINIVEMYEKEHMKRDVPDTPIGSTVKVHYRIIEGEKERIQIFEGVVIARNRAGLRSTITVRKVTAGMGVERVFPIHSPKMDKVEVTRLGKVRRSKLYYLRALRGKKARIKEKDQY